Genomic segment of Panicum virgatum strain AP13 chromosome 9N, P.virgatum_v5, whole genome shotgun sequence:
CACAGACTCGAGCCGTTCCATCAGAGCTCCTCGAGAACATGACGCATAGCTGCACGAGGCCTGCACATGGCCTCCAAGGGAACGGCCATAGGGATGGTCAGCCCGCTGCTCTCCGTCATGTCAACCACGGCGCCGTCGACTCTGTCCCAGTCGAAGCACTGGATCAGCGTGCCGAGCACCAACCCGACCGTCCGCAGCGCGAGCGTCTCGCCGGGGCACTTGCGCCGCCCCATCCCGAACGGCATCAGCAGCCGGCCCTCGGCCTCGCCGTCCTCGAACCGCTCCGGCCTGAACTCAGCCGGGTCCTCCCACGCCGCGGGGTCCCTGTGGATGGCGTACACGTTCACGAGCAGCATCGTGCCGCGGGGCACGTCGTAGCCGCCCACCTTGCAGTCCGCCGAGGACTcgtgcggcagcagcagcggcgccgccgggtaCAGGCGGAGCGTCTCGTTGATGATGCTCTGGAGGTAGCCGAGGCGCGGCACGTCGTCCGGGGTGATCAGGCTCCAGGTGCCCACGGCCGCGTCGATCTCGGCCTGcgccttcttgagcttctctggGTGGTTGAGGAGGAGCGCCATGGCCCATTCCGTTGTGGTCGACGTTGTCTCCGTCCCGGCGCCAAACATGTTCTTCacgggaaaaaaaaaaggtgaaaaCGACCGTTGGTGTCAATTCAGGAAAAGTGAAAACATGTTCTTCAGTAAGATGGAATTGCTCGCTCAATCATTCAGGAAAAGTGAATAACGACGCTGGCGATTTATGTCACCAGAGTAAAATTAAAGCAGGTTAAATATTAGGAAACACTCACCGCGCACAGCGACTTGATCATGGTATCGGTGTAGAACTCCGGCTCTGACTTCTGCAGAGAAAGCAGCACGGCAATCATGCTCTTCTTCTcgttgtcgccgccgccgccctctctccGCCGTTCTGCGTCGATGAGTCGCCGCAGGAACACATCCCTTCGGCTCACCGCGGCCACGAGCTTGTTAATCACGCCGAACACGTCCAACCACCGCAGCACCGGCAGGTAGTCCCACAGGTTGGCCGTGCCAAGTTGCGGCACGATGTCGTCAACGATCTGCTTGAAAGCTTGTGCCTCGGGCGACATGTCCGTGTCGGCGTTCGCTTCGGTGCGGGACGTCTTGGTCTGCGCGATGGTCTCCATGAGGACGCTGAGGGAGACCTCGAACAGCCTCCGCTTCAGCTGgacgcgcgcggcgccgccgggcgccaccgcggcggcgcggttcATCCTCCGCACCATGGCGCGCACCTCGGCGGAGATGGCGGGGGACATGCAGGCGACGCGGTGCGCGGAGAGGAGCTGCACGGCAGCGACGCGGCGGAGGTTGCGCCAGTAGGGCCCGTAGCTGGCCATGGAGAGGGAGTTGCCGCCGGAGGACGCGAGCTTCTGCGAGGGGAACAGTGGGCGGTTGGCG
This window contains:
- the LOC120690026 gene encoding cytochrome P450 81Q32-like, which gives rise to MDPAAYIAILSLVLLFLLHRLLGLASRNGMNKSMRLPPSPPAIPFLGHLHLVKTPFHAALARLAARHGPVFYMRMGSRRAVVVSSPNAARECFTEHDVAFANRPLFPSQKLASSGGNSLSMASYGPYWRNLRRVAAVQLLSAHRVACMSPAISAEVRAMVRRMNRAAAVAPGGAARVQLKRRLFEVSLSVLMETIAQTKTSRTEANADTDMSPEAQAFKQIVDDIVPQLGTANLWDYLPVLRWLDVFGVINKLVAAVSRRDVFLRRLIDAERRREGGGGDNEKKSMIAVLLSLQKSEPEFYTDTMIKSLCANMFGAGTETTSTTTEWAMALLLNHPEKLKKAQAEIDAAVGTWSLITPDDVPRLGYLQSIINETLRLYPAAPLLLPHESSADCKVGGYDVPRGTMLLVNVYAIHRDPAAWEDPAEFRPERFEDGEAEGRLLMPFGMGRRKCPGETLALRTVGLVLGTLIQCFDWDRVDGAVVDMTESSGLTIPMAVPLEAMCRPRAAMRHVLEEL